In the Aulosira sp. FACHB-615 genome, one interval contains:
- a CDS encoding XisH family protein, with protein sequence MPKLDIIHNAVKNALIKDGWAITHDPYVIQYRRTTLYADLGTDRAITAQS encoded by the coding sequence ATGCCTAAGTTAGATATTATTCACAATGCAGTAAAAAATGCACTGATAAAAGATGGCTGGGCAATTACACATGACCCTTATGTAATTCAGTATCGAAGAACAACATTATACGCTGATCTGGGTACTGATCGGGCGATCACAGCTCAGAGCTAA
- a CDS encoding TIGR01777 family oxidoreductase, which translates to MKVAITGATGLVGSRLVERLQTEGHQVLVLTRNAGFAQKVFPAVNFPSVEIITYTPTTSGTWQDAVSGCEAVVNLAGEPIGEGRWTAERKQEILNSRQLGTQKIVEAIAKANSKPRVLVNTSAIGFYGTSETATFDEASVSGNDFLAQVCQAWEAEATKVKDAGVRLVILRFGIVLGKGGALAKMIPPFQMFAGGPIGSGRQWFSWIHIDDVVNLILQALSKSDMEGVYNATAPNPVRMNDLAQTVGTVLNRPSWLPVPAFAIEALLGDGAIVVLEGQQVLPKRTLESGFTYQYPNLQPALKQIL; encoded by the coding sequence ATGAAAGTAGCAATTACAGGAGCAACAGGATTAGTCGGGAGTCGTTTAGTAGAAAGACTGCAAACCGAAGGTCATCAAGTATTGGTATTAACACGTAATGCTGGTTTTGCTCAAAAGGTGTTTCCAGCCGTCAATTTTCCTAGTGTAGAAATTATTACATACACACCAACAACATCAGGTACTTGGCAAGATGCCGTTAGTGGTTGCGAAGCTGTCGTGAATCTGGCAGGCGAACCTATTGGTGAGGGACGCTGGACAGCAGAACGTAAGCAAGAAATCCTCAATAGTCGTCAGCTAGGTACTCAGAAAATAGTTGAAGCCATAGCTAAAGCTAACTCCAAACCCAGAGTATTAGTTAACACTTCGGCTATTGGTTTCTACGGTACAAGTGAAACCGCTACTTTTGATGAAGCCAGTGTATCGGGTAATGATTTTTTGGCTCAAGTCTGCCAAGCCTGGGAAGCAGAAGCCACAAAGGTTAAAGATGCGGGTGTGCGACTGGTAATTCTGCGTTTTGGGATTGTTCTTGGTAAGGGTGGAGCTTTAGCCAAAATGATTCCACCTTTTCAGATGTTTGCTGGAGGGCCAATTGGTAGTGGTCGCCAATGGTTTTCGTGGATTCATATTGACGATGTAGTGAACTTAATTTTGCAAGCTTTAAGCAAGTCAGATATGGAAGGAGTATATAATGCCACTGCTCCAAATCCGGTGCGGATGAATGATCTGGCTCAAACTGTCGGAACAGTCTTAAATCGTCCTTCTTGGTTGCCTGTTCCGGCTTTTGCCATTGAAGCTTTACTGGGAGACGGCGCAATTGTCGTTTTAGAAGGTCAACAGGTTCTGCCAAAGCGCACTTTAGAATCAGGTTTCACCTATCAATATCCCAATTTACAACCAGCTTTGAAGCAAATTTTATAA
- a CDS encoding DUF6930 domain-containing protein, with product MTSFNRSTNRRLNKLPQIPSVWEGDRRPLSSSPIPHSDSSANGDCILWVDGSQGVVRGMDVVPPETGPEAIVRTLMRAMEHPHSPAKPARPQKIVVKDREIQFYLRGVLQDLDIVIDYAPDLPLIDELFRGFAEIVDSQIPDLPPQYAQALQEKAFALWQAAPWEFLEEQQIISIEINKWDVGKLYASVMGMLGMEYGILFYRSEESLQRFRAAVLQHEDSQGHLEEAFLKQDCLFLTFESLDADDEDEDETDDLAEMELSEIAPTFGNIHPLEGLRSVLYDEEALVVYVALESLCRFIRDHRRQLSDDTFPELSHRYRISLPEAEGATKSVPVKVASMPKLAAELEEMAGFGTDESEIDTSDSPIFRSLRDDLIPEDSFLSLGVVSWEMLEYLRKGVTYHPAGEIKQVGDGLPVILIQTSRPKAKTVIENIEAAGGLKAICFNPGADPFDGDRYDLGLLQTQNGELFLFGEFLDDDPIHVEARKKWNQRCKNTKGYCGLIIAKGLTGAARGNPQLRDMVALFEARSLSPKDLGLGTLQLMPQL from the coding sequence ATGACAAGTTTTAATCGCTCTACCAATCGTCGGTTGAATAAATTACCCCAAATTCCTTCTGTATGGGAGGGCGATCGCCGTCCATTGTCATCGTCACCAATCCCGCATTCCGACTCATCGGCCAATGGTGATTGTATTCTTTGGGTTGATGGCTCACAAGGTGTTGTTCGTGGCATGGATGTAGTACCTCCCGAAACAGGCCCAGAAGCAATTGTTCGCACCCTGATGCGGGCAATGGAGCATCCCCACAGTCCGGCTAAACCTGCCAGACCCCAAAAAATTGTAGTCAAAGACCGAGAAATTCAATTTTACCTGCGTGGCGTGCTGCAAGATTTAGATATTGTGATTGACTACGCCCCAGACTTACCCTTAATTGATGAATTATTTCGCGGCTTTGCAGAAATTGTTGATAGCCAAATTCCAGATTTACCGCCACAGTATGCCCAAGCTTTGCAAGAAAAGGCTTTTGCCCTTTGGCAAGCAGCCCCTTGGGAATTTTTGGAAGAACAGCAAATTATCTCCATCGAAATTAATAAATGGGATGTCGGGAAACTTTATGCCTCAGTCATGGGAATGTTGGGGATGGAGTACGGCATTTTGTTTTATCGCTCGGAAGAATCCCTGCAACGTTTTCGGGCCGCAGTTTTGCAACATGAAGATTCCCAAGGACATTTAGAAGAAGCTTTTCTCAAGCAAGATTGTCTATTTCTCACTTTTGAAAGCCTCGATGCGGATGACGAGGATGAAGATGAAACAGACGATTTAGCCGAGATGGAGTTATCAGAAATCGCCCCGACTTTTGGCAACATTCACCCCTTAGAAGGACTGCGTTCTGTTTTATATGACGAAGAGGCGCTAGTAGTTTATGTTGCTTTAGAAAGTTTATGTCGTTTTATTCGTGACCATCGTCGTCAGTTATCTGATGACACCTTCCCGGAACTCAGCCATCGCTATCGAATTTCTCTTCCCGAAGCCGAGGGCGCAACTAAATCGGTTCCAGTGAAGGTTGCTTCGATGCCAAAATTGGCTGCTGAGTTAGAAGAAATGGCTGGCTTTGGTACAGATGAATCGGAAATAGACACATCAGATTCCCCGATTTTCCGGTCTTTACGCGATGATTTAATTCCTGAAGATTCTTTTCTCAGCTTGGGTGTGGTGTCTTGGGAAATGTTGGAATATCTCCGCAAAGGTGTAACTTATCATCCAGCCGGGGAAATTAAACAGGTAGGTGATGGATTACCTGTAATCTTGATTCAAACTTCCCGCCCCAAAGCCAAGACGGTAATTGAAAATATAGAAGCGGCTGGTGGACTCAAAGCCATCTGCTTTAATCCTGGCGCTGATCCGTTTGATGGCGATCGCTACGACTTGGGTTTGCTGCAAACTCAAAATGGTGAATTGTTTTTATTCGGCGAATTTTTAGATGATGATCCCATCCATGTCGAAGCTCGCAAAAAATGGAATCAGAGGTGTAAGAACACCAAAGGTTACTGCGGTTTAATTATTGCCAAAGGATTAACCGGCGCAGCTCGCGGTAATCCTCAACTGCGCGATATGGTGGCTTTGTTTGAAGCGCGATCGCTTTCACCCAAAGATTTGGGTCTTGGCACTTTACAACTTATGCCACAACTGTAA
- a CDS encoding FHA domain-containing protein produces MVVNNNRPTLINQNSVDSDHDISMAPETHESHLLILEDDQGRKEFSLENPVYSIGRDRDCNIRLFSQFVSRHHATLVRLPRGKNNQTDYYRIVDGDAKGRPSANGLMINGRKMPAHDLKNEDEIVFGPQVRAIYYLLRNTQRSGQTDSSEYDITLINPGMTDDPEDVQK; encoded by the coding sequence ATGGTAGTAAATAATAATAGACCAACATTAATTAATCAAAATTCTGTTGATAGTGATCACGATATATCAATGGCACCAGAAACTCATGAAAGCCATCTACTGATTCTTGAAGATGATCAAGGTCGTAAGGAATTTTCTCTCGAAAATCCTGTTTACTCTATTGGTCGAGACCGTGATTGCAACATCCGTTTATTCTCTCAGTTTGTCTCTCGCCATCATGCGACCTTAGTTAGATTGCCAAGAGGAAAAAACAATCAAACTGATTACTATCGAATTGTAGATGGTGATGCCAAAGGTAGACCTAGTGCCAATGGACTGATGATTAATGGGCGCAAAATGCCAGCCCACGATTTAAAAAATGAAGATGAAATTGTTTTTGGCCCTCAAGTACGCGCCATTTATTATCTCTTGAGAAATACTCAACGTTCAGGACAAACTGATTCCAGTGAGTACGATATCACTCTAATTAACCCTGGTATGACCGACGATCCAGAAGATGTGCAAAAATAA
- a CDS encoding iron-sulfur cluster assembly accessory protein, with protein MTQATQPQQRGILLSEAALRQVKLLQAQQGQDLCLRVGVRQGGCSGMSYMMDFEDKSKITPQDDVFDYDGFQIVCDRKSLLYLYGLMLDYSNAMIGGGFQFTNPNASQTCGCGKSFGV; from the coding sequence ATGACACAAGCAACCCAACCTCAACAACGTGGCATTTTATTAAGCGAAGCAGCTTTGCGCCAAGTCAAACTCCTGCAAGCGCAACAAGGTCAAGATTTATGCCTGCGGGTAGGAGTGCGACAAGGGGGATGCTCCGGGATGTCTTATATGATGGACTTTGAAGACAAGAGCAAGATCACCCCCCAGGATGACGTTTTTGACTATGACGGCTTTCAAATTGTTTGCGATCGCAAAAGCCTGTTGTATTTGTATGGCTTGATGCTTGACTATAGCAATGCGATGATTGGCGGCGGTTTTCAGTTCACTAACCCTAACGCTAGTCAAACCTGTGGTTGTGGTAAGTCATTTGGTGTGTAG
- a CDS encoding DUF2085 domain-containing protein — MVRVALTRELQINWVSFIADFMLVGMVFGPPIAPFLAASGLWLLGGIANIIYFMGNHVCPQPEMGLDLAPPFIMAVCMRCYGTVTGLLITRLLYAVTGGKGFYWLSQYGWNGAAFASVLMMAYPLELAAQIFDLWDFNNYLVTPFGLITGLAWGLFTMPILHSGQRD; from the coding sequence ATGGTAAGAGTAGCTTTAACAAGAGAGTTGCAAATTAACTGGGTTAGTTTCATCGCTGACTTTATGTTGGTAGGAATGGTTTTCGGCCCTCCCATTGCTCCTTTTTTGGCTGCGTCTGGATTATGGTTACTTGGGGGTATTGCGAACATCATTTATTTCATGGGAAATCATGTGTGTCCGCAACCAGAAATGGGCTTAGATTTAGCACCCCCATTTATCATGGCTGTTTGTATGCGCTGTTATGGTACGGTTACAGGTTTGTTAATTACTCGGCTGCTGTATGCTGTGACTGGTGGTAAAGGTTTTTACTGGTTAAGTCAATACGGCTGGAATGGTGCTGCTTTCGCCAGTGTGTTGATGATGGCTTACCCGTTGGAATTAGCAGCACAAATTTTTGACTTGTGGGATTTTAATAATTATCTGGTTACGCCCTTTGGGTTAATTACAGGTTTGGCTTGGGGGCTTTTTACAATGCCGATTTTGCATAGTGGGCAACGTGATTGA
- a CDS encoding CopG family transcriptional regulator, with protein sequence MIMTNKKWAVKRITVNLATQEAEKLEKYCQQTGRPATDVIRELIRGLPVSDDNKEAK encoded by the coding sequence ATGATAATGACTAATAAAAAATGGGCCGTTAAACGTATAACTGTGAATCTAGCAACACAGGAAGCAGAAAAGCTAGAAAAATATTGTCAACAGACAGGTAGACCTGCAACAGATGTAATTCGAGAACTGATTCGAGGATTACCAGTATCTGATGACAACAAGGAAGCAAAATAG
- a CDS encoding TIGR00300 family protein yields the protein MNSRIRFLMCPPDHYDVDYVINPWMEGNIHKSSRDRAVEQWQGLYQILKEHAIVDLVTPQKGWPDLVFTANAGLVLGENVVLSRFLHKERQGEEPYFKQWFEENGYKVYELPKDLPFEGAGDALLDREGRWLWAGYGFRSELDSHPYLAKWLDIEVLSLRLIDDRFYHLDTCFCPLANGYLLYYPGAFDSYSNRLIEMRVAAEKRIAIAEADAVNFACNAVNVESIVIMNKASDALKSRLAEVGFRVLETPLTEFLKAGGAAKCLTLRVTEPVRDEVHANVSVESRIIRLEGHLLDSGLINRALDLIVDTGGSFQVLNFNLGEQRQSTSAAEVKVSAPSHEVMEEIISLLIDLGAVDLPQDERDAKLEPVTLAGVAPDDFYVSTIYPTEVRINGQWVKVENQRMDGAIAITQSANGIVARCKILRDLEVGEQVVVDVLGIRTIRKTESREQRNAQEFSFMSAGVSSERRVELVVEQVAWELRKIRDAGGKVVVTAGPVVIHTGGGEHLSRLIREGYVQALLGGNAIAVHDIEQNIMGTSLGVDMKRGVAVRGGHRHHLKVINSVRRHGSIAKAVEAGAINSGVMYECVRNNVPFVLAGSIRDDGPLPDTQMDLIKAQEEYAQNLEGAEMILMLSSMLHSIGVGNMTPSGVKMVCVDINPAVVTKLSDRGSIESVGVVTDVGLFLSLLIQQLDKLTSPYVSKVG from the coding sequence ATGAATTCCCGGATTCGCTTTTTAATGTGTCCTCCTGACCACTATGATGTAGATTATGTGATTAATCCTTGGATGGAAGGGAATATTCACAAATCCTCACGCGATCGCGCTGTTGAACAGTGGCAGGGTTTATATCAAATTCTCAAAGAACATGCCATTGTAGATTTAGTTACACCGCAAAAAGGCTGGCCTGATTTAGTTTTTACCGCCAACGCCGGTTTAGTTCTGGGGGAAAACGTTGTTCTCAGCCGCTTTTTACACAAAGAACGCCAGGGAGAAGAACCATATTTCAAACAATGGTTTGAAGAAAATGGTTATAAAGTATATGAACTGCCCAAAGATTTACCATTTGAAGGTGCGGGTGATGCACTTCTAGACAGAGAAGGGCGTTGGTTATGGGCGGGATATGGTTTCCGTTCTGAATTAGATTCGCACCCATATCTGGCCAAGTGGCTGGATATTGAAGTGTTATCTCTGCGTTTAATTGATGACAGGTTCTATCACTTAGATACTTGTTTTTGTCCGTTAGCAAATGGCTATTTACTGTATTATCCCGGCGCGTTTGATTCTTACTCCAACCGCTTAATTGAAATGCGCGTCGCCGCAGAAAAGCGCATAGCCATCGCTGAAGCTGATGCTGTCAACTTCGCTTGCAATGCAGTGAATGTTGAGAGTATCGTGATTATGAATAAAGCCAGCGATGCTTTAAAATCTCGGTTGGCAGAAGTTGGTTTTCGAGTCCTGGAAACACCCCTCACCGAATTTCTCAAAGCTGGTGGTGCGGCTAAATGTCTCACTTTACGGGTGACAGAACCAGTCCGCGACGAAGTTCATGCCAATGTTTCTGTCGAAAGTCGGATTATTCGTTTAGAAGGACATTTGCTAGATTCTGGTTTAATTAACCGCGCCTTAGACTTGATTGTTGATACAGGCGGAAGTTTCCAAGTATTGAATTTCAACTTGGGAGAACAGCGCCAAAGTACATCGGCGGCTGAAGTCAAGGTATCAGCACCATCTCACGAGGTGATGGAAGAAATCATCTCGTTGTTAATTGATTTGGGTGCAGTAGACTTACCTCAAGATGAACGTGATGCGAAGCTAGAACCTGTAACTTTGGCTGGTGTCGCGCCTGATGATTTCTACGTCAGCACAATTTATCCCACAGAGGTGCGGATCAATGGGCAATGGGTGAAGGTAGAAAATCAACGGATGGACGGTGCGATCGCCATTACTCAAAGTGCCAATGGTATAGTAGCAAGATGTAAAATTCTGCGGGATTTGGAAGTTGGGGAACAGGTAGTTGTCGATGTACTTGGTATCCGCACCATCCGCAAAACCGAATCGCGCGAACAACGCAACGCCCAAGAATTCAGCTTTATGTCCGCCGGGGTTTCCAGTGAACGCCGCGTTGAATTGGTGGTGGAACAAGTCGCTTGGGAATTACGTAAAATCCGTGATGCTGGCGGTAAAGTAGTTGTCACGGCTGGGCCTGTGGTGATTCACACTGGCGGTGGTGAACATCTTTCTCGCTTGATTCGAGAAGGTTATGTGCAGGCTTTACTGGGCGGAAATGCGATCGCTGTTCACGACATCGAGCAGAATATTATGGGAACATCTCTCGGTGTAGATATGAAGCGGGGTGTTGCAGTGCGTGGTGGACATCGCCATCACCTAAAGGTAATTAATAGCGTTCGTCGTCATGGCAGCATTGCCAAGGCTGTAGAGGCGGGGGCAATTAATAGCGGTGTGATGTATGAATGCGTCCGCAATAACGTGCCTTTTGTCTTAGCTGGTTCCATTCGGGATGACGGGCCTTTGCCTGATACCCAAATGGATTTGATTAAAGCGCAGGAAGAATATGCCCAAAATTTAGAAGGTGCAGAGATGATTTTGATGTTGTCATCGATGCTGCACTCCATTGGGGTGGGGAATATGACCCCATCTGGTGTGAAAATGGTTTGTGTGGATATTAACCCGGCTGTGGTGACTAAATTGAGCGATCGGGGTTCGATTGAATCGGTGGGTGTTGTGACAGATGTGGGATTATTCCTCAGTTTGTTAATCCAGCAGCTTGATAAGTTGACAAGTCCCTACGTTTCTAAGGTAGGTTAG
- the zds gene encoding 9,9'-di-cis-zeta-carotene desaturase, which produces MRVAIVGAGLAGLATAVDLADAGCEVQIFESRPFVGGKVGSWVDGDGNHVEMGLHVFFGCYYQLFELMEKVGALSHLRLKEHTHTFINKGGRTGALDFRFFTGAPFNGLKAFFTTSQLSLQDKLQNAIALGTSPIVRGLVDFDGAMKTIRNLDKISFADWFRRHGGSEGSIKRMWNPIAYALGFIDCENISARCMLTIFQFFAVRTEASVLRMLEGSPEGYLHKPILEYLAARGTQVYTRRQVREIQFAEADGQTHVTGIVVAQGDTTETITADAYVCACDIPGIQRILPADWRKWSEFDNIYKLDAVPVATVQLRFDGWVTELQDAEKRQQLNHAAGIDNLLYTADADFSCFADLALTSPSDYYRPGQGSLLQLVLTPGDPFIKESNEAIAQHVLKQVHELFPSSRELNMTWYGVVKLAQSLYREAPGMDLYRPNQKTPIPNFFLAGSYTQQDYIDSMEGATISGRRAAKAILETIKQ; this is translated from the coding sequence ATGCGCGTTGCAATTGTAGGTGCGGGATTGGCTGGACTAGCAACCGCAGTAGATTTAGCCGATGCTGGCTGTGAAGTCCAGATTTTTGAGTCCCGTCCGTTTGTTGGTGGTAAAGTCGGCAGTTGGGTAGATGGCGATGGCAACCATGTAGAAATGGGTTTGCACGTCTTTTTTGGCTGCTACTATCAATTGTTTGAGTTAATGGAAAAAGTGGGTGCGTTGTCACATTTACGCCTGAAAGAACACACCCATACTTTTATTAATAAGGGCGGACGCACCGGTGCATTAGATTTTCGTTTTTTCACAGGTGCGCCTTTTAATGGCTTGAAAGCATTTTTCACAACTTCCCAACTATCTTTACAAGATAAGTTACAAAATGCGATCGCCCTTGGTACCAGTCCCATTGTCAGAGGATTAGTAGACTTTGACGGGGCAATGAAAACCATCCGCAACCTAGATAAAATTAGCTTTGCTGATTGGTTTCGTCGTCACGGTGGTAGTGAAGGTAGCATTAAACGGATGTGGAATCCCATCGCTTATGCGTTGGGATTCATTGACTGCGAAAATATTTCTGCCCGTTGTATGTTGACTATCTTCCAGTTTTTCGCAGTCAGAACTGAAGCTTCTGTGTTGCGGATGTTGGAAGGTTCCCCGGAAGGATATTTACATAAACCAATTCTGGAATATTTGGCAGCCAGAGGCACGCAAGTTTATACTCGTCGCCAAGTCCGAGAAATTCAATTTGCCGAAGCAGATGGACAAACCCACGTTACTGGGATAGTCGTAGCTCAAGGTGATACCACAGAAACCATCACCGCAGATGCTTATGTCTGCGCCTGTGATATTCCAGGTATTCAGCGAATATTACCCGCAGATTGGCGAAAATGGTCGGAATTTGACAATATTTATAAATTAGATGCAGTACCTGTAGCTACAGTCCAGTTGCGTTTTGATGGTTGGGTGACAGAATTGCAAGATGCTGAGAAACGTCAACAACTCAACCATGCCGCAGGCATAGATAACTTGCTGTATACTGCTGATGCAGACTTTTCTTGTTTTGCTGACTTGGCGTTGACTAGTCCTAGTGATTACTATCGCCCAGGACAAGGTTCATTACTGCAACTAGTACTCACACCGGGAGATCCATTTATTAAGGAAAGTAACGAAGCGATCGCCCAGCACGTCCTCAAGCAAGTACATGAACTTTTCCCCTCATCGCGGGAACTCAACATGACTTGGTATGGTGTTGTGAAACTTGCCCAATCTCTTTATCGAGAAGCCCCAGGGATGGATTTATACCGCCCCAACCAAAAAACTCCCATTCCTAATTTCTTCCTAGCAGGTAGCTATACCCAGCAAGATTATATCGATAGTATGGAAGGAGCAACAATTTCTGGAAGACGGGCAGCAAAAGCGATTTTAGAGACAATCAAGCAGTAG
- a CDS encoding SRPBCC family protein, translated as MSDWLEHSVQVEVEAPIDLVWSLWSDLEQMPRWMKWIDSVKIPPDDPEISIWKLNTGGLEFTWKSQILKIIPNQIIQWKSIDGLPNQGAIRFYDRHTSSIVKLTVSYAIPGIIGKIMDNLFLGRVVESTIQADLERFKEYALNVQANS; from the coding sequence ATGTCAGATTGGCTAGAGCATAGTGTACAGGTAGAAGTAGAGGCTCCCATTGATTTAGTGTGGAGTCTGTGGTCTGATTTAGAACAAATGCCCCGATGGATGAAATGGATTGATTCGGTCAAAATACCGCCTGATGATCCAGAAATATCTATTTGGAAACTCAACACTGGCGGTTTAGAATTTACCTGGAAATCTCAGATTCTCAAAATTATCCCTAACCAGATTATCCAGTGGAAATCAATTGATGGTTTGCCAAATCAGGGAGCGATTCGATTTTACGATCGCCACACTAGTAGTATTGTCAAGCTAACTGTGTCCTATGCTATCCCTGGCATTATTGGCAAAATTATGGATAACCTGTTTTTAGGCAGGGTTGTAGAATCAACAATTCAGGCTGATTTAGAAAGATTTAAAGAATATGCTTTAAATGTTCAAGCAAACTCATAG
- a CDS encoding cation-translocating P-type ATPase, protein MQLVSKTNLDPELAPASETIILDVGGMKCAGCVSAVERQLTQYPGVKTACVNLATEVAVVESEVGAVDADALAKRLTTAGFPTQPRKSSQQAALEDSANRQNQEMRAAFRQLAIAAILLVLSGIGHLSSFFGITWPILDNIWFHCGLATVALLFPGRPIIVDGWLGWRRNSPNMNTLIGLGTITAYTASLVALLFPQMGWECFFDEPVMMLGFILLGRTLERQARGRAANAFRQLLALQPQVARLIPNPDPEKLGIAANSIEIPAEQVRVGEWLQVLPGDKIPVDGEVRFGQTTIDESMLTGEAVPVSKQAGDLVTAGTINQSGAIAIQATRTGNDTTLAQIVALVEAAQTRKAPVQKLADKVAGYFTYGVLTASVFTFVFWYFFGTNIWPDIIISSGMEMMSHTAHSHNSPLPTPHSPLLTSLKLAIAVMVVACPCALGLATPTAILVGTGIGAERGLLIKGGDVLEKVHKLNTVVFDKTGTLTTGNPTVTDCLELAHSPLSTPYSLMQLAAAVESGTYHPLAKAIQQEVQHQQLTIPNAVDFHTEPGLGVSAVVEETIVLLGNQDWLSWHGVVVSEIAQQEIQRLATAGKTVVCVAVGGSLVGLIAIQDTLRPDAKTTVQKLQHKGLRVMLLSGDRQEAANAIGKQLGLDHADIVAGVPPSKKAELVKSLQTGTQHSIVAMVGDGINDAPALSQADVGIALHSGTDVAMETAEIILMRDRLSDVVESISLSRATFNKIRQNLFWAFAYNTLGIPLAAGVLLPSMGFVLSPSNAAALMAFSSVSVVTNSIFLRRLTHRQSA, encoded by the coding sequence ATGTGGGAGGGATGAAGTGTGCTGGGTGTGTAAGTGCTGTAGAACGTCAGCTAACTCAATATCCGGGGGTCAAAACTGCTTGCGTCAATTTGGCGACAGAAGTTGCAGTCGTAGAGTCAGAAGTTGGGGCGGTAGATGCAGATGCACTGGCAAAGCGATTAACTACTGCTGGATTTCCAACTCAACCCCGCAAATCTAGCCAACAAGCTGCTTTAGAAGATTCTGCCAACAGACAGAACCAAGAAATGCGTGCAGCCTTCCGACAATTAGCGATCGCTGCTATATTACTGGTGTTGTCGGGAATTGGGCATCTGAGCAGTTTCTTTGGCATAACTTGGCCAATATTAGACAACATCTGGTTTCATTGTGGACTCGCAACAGTAGCACTGTTATTTCCTGGCCGTCCTATTATTGTTGATGGCTGGCTGGGTTGGCGGCGCAATTCTCCCAATATGAACACCTTAATCGGTTTGGGAACAATCACCGCTTACACTGCGAGTTTAGTGGCGCTGTTGTTCCCCCAAATGGGTTGGGAGTGCTTCTTTGATGAACCAGTGATGATGTTAGGCTTTATCCTTTTGGGCAGAACCTTAGAAAGACAAGCCAGAGGTAGGGCGGCTAACGCCTTTCGGCAATTACTCGCACTCCAACCACAGGTAGCCAGGTTAATTCCCAACCCAGACCCAGAAAAATTGGGAATTGCGGCTAACAGTATCGAAATCCCCGCCGAACAAGTGCGGGTGGGTGAATGGTTGCAGGTATTACCTGGAGATAAAATCCCTGTAGACGGGGAAGTGCGCTTTGGGCAGACAACCATAGATGAGTCGATGTTAACGGGCGAAGCTGTACCTGTAAGTAAACAAGCAGGTGATCTAGTTACTGCTGGCACAATCAACCAATCAGGTGCGATCGCAATTCAAGCAACCCGTACAGGCAACGATACCACCTTGGCGCAAATTGTCGCCCTAGTAGAAGCAGCCCAAACCCGCAAAGCACCTGTACAAAAATTAGCCGATAAAGTCGCTGGATACTTCACCTACGGCGTGTTGACCGCTTCTGTATTCACCTTTGTCTTTTGGTACTTTTTTGGCACAAACATTTGGCCTGATATCATCATCTCCAGTGGTATGGAAATGATGAGTCACACCGCCCATAGCCACAACTCCCCACTCCCCACTCCCCACTCCCCATTATTAACTAGCTTAAAACTAGCGATCGCCGTGATGGTAGTTGCTTGTCCCTGTGCTTTAGGTCTAGCCACACCCACAGCCATTCTCGTCGGCACTGGTATAGGCGCAGAACGCGGTTTATTAATCAAAGGCGGTGACGTTTTAGAAAAAGTCCACAAACTAAATACAGTCGTTTTTGATAAAACAGGCACACTCACCACTGGTAATCCTACTGTTACTGATTGCCTAGAACTAGCCCACTCCCCACTCTCTACTCCCTACTCCCTCATGCAACTAGCCGCAGCAGTAGAAAGTGGCACTTATCACCCCTTAGCTAAAGCCATTCAACAAGAAGTACAACACCAGCAATTAACTATTCCCAACGCCGTTGATTTCCATACCGAACCAGGGTTAGGAGTGTCTGCGGTAGTAGAAGAAACAATAGTGCTGTTAGGCAATCAAGATTGGTTAAGTTGGCATGGAGTTGTGGTTAGTGAAATTGCCCAACAAGAAATTCAAAGACTGGCGACAGCAGGCAAAACAGTTGTATGTGTTGCTGTTGGGGGTAGTTTAGTGGGACTCATCGCCATTCAAGATACCTTACGACCTGATGCCAAAACCACAGTACAAAAATTGCAGCATAAGGGTTTAAGGGTAATGTTACTCAGTGGCGATCGCCAAGAAGCCGCCAATGCGATCGGTAAACAACTAGGATTAGATCATGCTGATATCGTCGCCGGAGTCCCACCCAGTAAAAAAGCCGAACTAGTTAAATCTCTACAAACCGGAACTCAGCACTCAATTGTAGCGATGGTGGGAGATGGCATTAATGATGCACCCGCTTTATCTCAAGCCGATGTCGGGATTGCCTTACACTCAGGCACAGATGTAGCAATGGAAACTGCGGAAATTATCTTGATGCGCGATCGCTTAAGTGACGTTGTAGAATCCATTAGCCTCAGTCGTGCCACATTCAACAAAATCCGCCAAAATTTATTTTGGGCTTTTGCATACAATACCTTGGGGATTCCTTTAGCGGCTGGTGTTTTATTACCTAGTATGGGTTTCGTCCTCAGTCCATCAAACGCCGCCGCACTCATGGCCTTTAGTTCAGTCAGTGTTGTGACTAACTCCATATTCTTACGAAGACTAACTCACAGGCAATCAGCTTAG